A window of Papaver somniferum cultivar HN1 unplaced genomic scaffold, ASM357369v1 unplaced-scaffold_175, whole genome shotgun sequence contains these coding sequences:
- the LOC113337719 gene encoding putative invertase inhibitor, which translates to MELSLKNATYIHTYIEGILKDVKQEPRTRMCLKDCMEFYSTAVEDLQEAMEAFNGKDYYNALRLVSDAGIYADTCKTGFTEFGVDFNLLRKQDYDFYQLTDISLDIIAKISDSKV; encoded by the coding sequence ATGGAGCTTTCTTTGAAGAATGCAACTTATATTCATACATATATTGAAGGAATTTTGAAGGATGTAAAACAAGAACCGAGAACTAGGATGTGTCTAAAGGATTGTATGGAATTTTACTCTACTGCTGTAGAAGATCTTCAAGAAGCCATGGAAGCATTTAATGGTAAAGATTATTATAATGCTCTCAGACTTGTGAGCGATGCCGGGATCTATGCAGATACATGTAAAACTGGGTTTACAGAATTTGGTGTTGATTTCAATCTATTAAGGAAACAAGATTATGATTTCTATCAGCTAACTGACATTTCCCTAGATATAATTGCAAAAATATCCGATTCAAAAGTGTAA
- the LOC113337720 gene encoding uncharacterized protein LOC113337720, whose protein sequence is MHQPPGFADPTRPDHVCRLRRSLYGLKQAPRAWFQRFATFIISCGFQGSVCDPSLFIYRSGQDTAYLLLYVDDIILTASTDVLLTRFIDMMKREFCMTDLGSLHHFLGITATRSSFGLFLSQSLYTKDIISRASMTACNPVDTPVDTNSKLSTTSGPALKDATLYRSLAGELQYLTFTRPDISYAVQQVCLFMHDPREPHMQALRRILRYLQRTINHGLFVSVSTIYGIHAYSDADWEGCPDSRRSTYGFCIFLGDNLVSWSSKRQETVSRSSAEAEYRGVANAVAETTWIRNLLLELHIPL, encoded by the coding sequence ATGCATCAACCTCCGGGATTTGCTGATCCTACCCGTCCAGATCATGTCTGTCGACTACGTAGATCTCTAtatggtctcaaacaggcgcCTCGGGCGTGGTTTCAACGGTTTGCGACTTTCATCATCAGTTGTGGTTTCCAGGGTAGTGTATGTGATCCATCTTTATTTATATATCGGTCAGGACAGGACACTGCCTACTTAttattgtatgttgatgatatcatactcACTGCCTCCACTGATGTTCTTCTCACCCGTTTTATTGACATGATGAAACGAGAGTTCTGTATGACTGATCTTGGCTCATTACATCATTTTTTGGGCATTACTGCTACTCGGTCATCTTTCGGGCtgtttttatctcagtcactctatacgAAGGACATCATTTCTCGTGCTTCCATGACTGCCTGCAACCCAGTAGACACTCCGGTCGACACCAACTCCAAGCTTAGCACTACCTCTGGACCAGCTCTTAAGGATGCTaccttataccgaagtttggccGGGGAATTACAGTATCTTACTTTTACTCGACCGGATATATCTTACGCGGTTCAACAGGTATGTTTATTCATGCACGACCCTAGAGAACCTCACATGCAGGCGCTTCGGCGTATACTTCGGTACCTCCAGAGAACTATCAATCATGGGTTGTTTGTATCTGTATCCACCATTTATGGCATCCATGCATACTCCGATGCTGATTGGGAGGGCTGTCCTGATTCACGGCGATCAACCTATGGTTTCTGCATCTTTCTAGGTGACAACCTTGTTTCTTGGTCTTCCAAACGTCAGGAAACTGTCTCTCGCTCtagtgctgaagctgaatatcggggCGTGGCCAATGCTGTGGCCGAGACAACTTGGATCCGGAATTTACTTCTTGAGCTACATATACCACTATGA